A window of the Lactuca sativa cultivar Salinas chromosome 5, Lsat_Salinas_v11, whole genome shotgun sequence genome harbors these coding sequences:
- the LOC128134134 gene encoding uncharacterized protein LOC128134134: MAKEIWNNLKEKFQGSDKTRVNSVKQCLVELKDFRQKDGESIELYYDHLNELIYRCNRYGITRSAIEFNLIFVMGLRKEWRSVSMMVKNQHSFDTSTLNDLYNQLKTDESEVNEIAEESKAMLGGPLAFKSKISEKDADKDAPDEDEGFIMNFDDEAISFYSNNQMKKEEKIDSKPVEGKSEKKLKGDAGIDCHYCNSANHLANNCMLQKKDEKKTKGTDEEEDGTYQISSSGLDDEDMRNPTHGTMFAKMEEESEDDLYEVRGRCFVSKFADNSPMTTKVRNILESFNIPVHAYNSELVCFDETVTYFDSIVVSASNEAKKLSVQLLETQKKLDLKITRIDCLELQITNIMVDRDNLSSDNKLLLAQRNIYCNAAKRLYGKITELHHSCEISKEQHRKLLPFLAYERAKVDNISYDCEKEIADCDKVLNDNEISELEDVDCSQLSIVNVASNSKEKEKVKDFIVENETDTTSTSKVGELNYVDLKDYQTDDSDDEEVEKVSKEKASSKKDEIPRIVVDQVYGDTQKFEEVMNEKGPHYLETNRVVFPNFKCTDDVIFPNQVFVTKGNVENIKPELKKLVEEDNSKTTEEEKEKVVKLNSKEFNDQIDKFSKENNVSKRQVRKKILWHRIESQKMSDSKSTKIAFKAKNASFSKYQKSSQSNQTRSERNKQTKFSKVSETNKTREFSKRSNINQKVIQRQSFKSKVDTSYAYSYVTKPKVDYVPQKPNFPNYT, encoded by the exons ATGGcaaaagaaatctggaacaatcttaAGGAAAAATTTCAGGGAAGCGATAAGACGAGGGTTAATTCTGTCAAGCAGTGTTTAGTTGAGCTGAAAGACTTCAGACAGAAAGATGGGGAATCAATTGAACTATATTATGATCATCTGAATGAGTTGATATATCGATGCAATCGATATGGAATAACTAGATCAGCAATAGAATTCAATCTGATATTTGtcatgggacttcgaaaggaatgGAGGAGTGTAAGTATGATGGTGAAGAACCAACATAGCTTTGACACATCTACATTGAATGACTTGTATAACCAGCTTAAAACTGATGAAAGCGAAGTGAACGAAATAGCTGAAGAATCGAAGGCTATGTTGGGAGGTCCACTAGCTTTCAAGTCAAAGATTTCTGAGAAAGATGCTGACAAGGATGCGCCggatgaagatgaagggttcatcATGAACTTTGATGATGAAGCAATTTCCTTTTACTCAAACAATCAG ATGAAGAAGGAAGAGAAGATAGATTCGAAGCCTGTTGAGGGAAAGAGTGAAAAGAAGCTTAAAGGTGATGCTGGAATTGATTGTCATTATTGCAATAGTGCGAATCATCTTGCAAATAACTGCATGCTTCAAAAGAAAGATGAGAAAAAGACGAAG GGCACTGATGAGGAAGAAGATGGTACTTATCAAATTTCGTCGTCTGGATTAGATGATGAGGATATGCGAAATCCAACCCATGGAACCATGTTTGCAAAGATGGAGGAGGAATCAGAGGATGATTTATACGAAGTGCGTGGAAGATGCTTCGTATCAAAATTTGCTGACAACTCACCAATGACAACAAAGGTACGAAACATTCTTGAATCCTTTAATATTCCAGTACATGCTTATAATTCTGAATTAGTAtgttttgatgaaactgttacttattTTGATTCGATTGTGGTATCTGCTAGCAATGAGGCTAAGAAGTTGTCAGTACAATTGCTTGAGACTCAGAAGAAGTTAGATTTGAAAATCACTAGGATAGATTGTCTAGAACTCCAAATAACGAATATCATGGTAGATAGGGACAATTTATCTAGTGATAATAAACTATTGTTAGCACAAAGGAACATCTATTGTAATGCTGCTAAGAGATTATATGGAAAAATAACTGAACTTCATCATTCGTGTGAAATTagtaaagaacaacatagaaaattgctgccatttttagcttatgaaaGAGCTAAGGTAGATAATATCTcgtatgattgtgaaaaagagaTAGCTGATTGTGACAAAGTTTTGAATGACAA tgaaattagtgagctTGAAGATGTTGATTGCTCTCAGTTGTCTATTGTTAATGTTGCTTCGAAttctaaagaaaaagaaaaagttaaGGATTTCATAGTTGAGAATGAAACTGATACaacctcaacttcgaaagttggTGAACTGAACTACGTAGATCTAAAAGATTACCAAACtgatgatagtgatgatgaaGAGGTTGAGAAAGTTTCGAAAGAAAAGGCATCCTCAAAGAAAGATGAAATTCCACGAATAGTTGTTGACCAAGTGTATGGTGATACACAAAAATTCGAAGAAGTGATGAATGAAAAAGGTCCACATTATCTTGAAACAAACAGGGTGGTTTTTCCAAATTTCAAATGCACAGATGAtgtcatttttccaaatcaagtttttgtaacTAAAGGAAATGTTGAAAATATCAAACCAGAGTTAAAGAAGTTGGTTGAGGAAGACAATTCAAAAACAACTGaggaag aaaaagaaaaagttgtCAAATTAAACTCTAAAGAATTTAATGATcaaattgacaaattttcaaagGAAAACAACGTTTCAAAAAGACAAGTAAGAAAGAAAATATTATGGCATAGGATTGAGTCTCAAAAGATGTCTGATTCAAAATCTACTAAAATTGCTTTCAAAGCTAAAAATGCTTCTTtttcaaaatatcaaaaatcATCTCAATCAAACCAAACAAGGTCTGAAAGAAATAAGCaaacaaagttttcaaaagtttctgaaaCCAACAAAACAAGAGAATTTTCAAAAAGATCCAACATAAATCAAAAAGTTATTCAACGTCAAAGTTTTAAATCAAAAGTTGATACATCCTATGCTTACTCGTATGTCACAAAACCCAAAGTTGATTATGTTCCTCAAAAACCAAATTTTCCTAATTACACATAG